One Acidobacteriota bacterium genomic region harbors:
- the lon gene encoding endopeptidase La produces the protein MSEQQPPAEEAIKIPDVLPVLPLKDLATFPYIIVPLSVSREKSINAVDQALAENRVIMLAAQKDYQHEDPGEDDLYRIGTVAIIMRMLKLPDGRIRILVQGLSRARIDYFIQTAPFFKAKITRLEEREVEEKTLEVEAMIRAIKQNLDNSVGLGKNVSPEVMVIAANLDDPARLADLAASNLDLKLEEAQELLELLDPLERLKRVNELLIREINLLQMQQEISSAAQGEMNKSQREYFLRQQMKAIQSELGEGEDLAEEVAGYYQKIKEKAMPEGAKEEVEKQIKRLERSHPDSAETSIIRTYLDWMTGLPWGVMSEDNLDLQRARKILDEDHYDLEKIKERILEYLAVRKLKGADMKGPILCFVGPPGVGKTSLGKSIARALDRKFVRISLGGVRDEAEIRGHRRTYVGALPGRILQGINQAGTSNPVFMLDEVDKIGADYRGDPSSALLEVLDPEQNDSFRDHYLGVEYDLSNVMFVVTANVLDTIQPAFLDRMEVIRLSGYTDEEKIMIARRHLIPKQEDENGIADVEITWTDSGIMRVIAGYTKEAGLRNLERELGRICRKIAVEVAEGNAKESYRITEAVVEKFLGPMRHYAEELLERDQIGVATGLAWTAVGGDILFIEATAVQGKGKLQLTGQLGDVMKESAQTALTYARVHAEDRGIPPGFFEEHDIHIHVPAGAIPKDGPSAGITITAAIISVLTHQPVRRNIAMTGEVTLRGEVLPIGGVKEKVMAARAARLNTIILPKLNERDLVEVPEPLKRDMKFHFVENVEQVLDIALLAKEADQQKTVERAARASRPIEPALESN, from the coding sequence ATGTCTGAACAACAGCCGCCAGCCGAAGAAGCCATCAAGATCCCCGACGTCCTGCCGGTCCTGCCGCTGAAGGATCTCGCGACCTTCCCGTACATCATTGTGCCGTTGTCGGTATCGCGCGAGAAATCGATCAACGCCGTCGACCAGGCGCTTGCCGAAAACCGCGTCATCATGCTCGCTGCTCAGAAGGACTATCAGCACGAAGACCCAGGAGAGGATGACCTCTATCGGATCGGGACGGTGGCGATCATCATGCGGATGCTCAAGCTGCCGGACGGGCGGATCAGAATTCTCGTCCAGGGCCTGAGCCGCGCCCGGATCGACTACTTCATTCAGACCGCACCATTCTTCAAGGCGAAGATCACCCGGCTCGAGGAGAGGGAGGTCGAGGAGAAAACGCTCGAGGTCGAGGCGATGATCCGCGCCATCAAGCAGAACCTCGACAACTCGGTCGGGCTCGGGAAAAACGTCTCGCCGGAGGTGATGGTCATCGCTGCGAATCTGGACGATCCGGCGAGACTCGCCGATCTGGCCGCTTCCAATCTCGACCTCAAGCTCGAAGAAGCCCAGGAGCTGCTCGAGCTTCTCGATCCGCTCGAACGACTCAAGCGCGTCAACGAGCTGCTCATCCGCGAGATCAATCTCCTTCAGATGCAGCAGGAGATCTCGTCGGCGGCTCAGGGGGAGATGAACAAGTCGCAGCGCGAGTACTTCCTCCGCCAGCAGATGAAGGCCATTCAGAGCGAGCTCGGAGAAGGTGAGGATCTCGCTGAGGAGGTCGCCGGTTATTACCAGAAGATCAAGGAAAAGGCGATGCCGGAGGGAGCGAAGGAGGAGGTCGAGAAGCAGATCAAGCGGCTCGAGCGCTCACATCCGGACTCCGCGGAGACCTCGATCATCCGGACCTACCTCGATTGGATGACGGGCCTGCCGTGGGGCGTGATGTCCGAGGACAATCTCGATCTCCAGCGGGCGCGGAAAATCCTCGACGAAGATCACTACGACCTCGAGAAGATCAAGGAACGGATTCTCGAGTACCTCGCGGTCCGGAAACTGAAGGGCGCCGACATGAAGGGACCGATCCTCTGTTTCGTCGGCCCTCCCGGCGTTGGAAAGACGTCTCTCGGAAAATCGATCGCACGCGCGCTCGACCGGAAGTTCGTTCGCATTTCGCTCGGCGGCGTCCGGGATGAAGCCGAGATCCGCGGCCACCGCCGGACCTACGTCGGGGCTCTTCCGGGGCGCATCCTGCAGGGGATCAATCAGGCCGGAACGTCGAACCCGGTCTTCATGCTCGACGAGGTGGACAAGATCGGAGCCGATTACCGCGGCGACCCCTCCTCCGCGCTTCTCGAGGTTCTCGATCCCGAGCAGAACGACTCCTTCCGCGATCATTATCTCGGCGTCGAGTACGATCTTTCCAACGTGATGTTCGTGGTCACGGCGAACGTTCTCGATACGATTCAGCCCGCGTTCCTCGACCGGATGGAAGTGATTCGCCTCTCGGGCTACACCGACGAGGAAAAGATCATGATCGCCAGGCGACATCTGATTCCCAAACAGGAAGACGAGAACGGGATCGCCGATGTCGAGATCACCTGGACCGACAGCGGCATCATGCGCGTCATCGCGGGCTATACGAAGGAGGCGGGGCTGCGAAATCTCGAGCGTGAGCTCGGCCGGATCTGCCGCAAAATCGCCGTCGAGGTGGCCGAAGGAAATGCAAAAGAGTCCTACAGAATCACCGAGGCCGTCGTCGAGAAGTTCCTCGGGCCAATGCGCCATTATGCGGAGGAGCTTCTGGAGCGGGATCAGATCGGCGTCGCGACCGGTCTCGCCTGGACCGCCGTCGGTGGCGACATTCTGTTCATCGAGGCGACCGCGGTTCAGGGCAAGGGGAAGCTTCAGCTCACCGGTCAGCTCGGCGACGTCATGAAAGAATCCGCGCAGACGGCGCTCACCTATGCACGCGTTCATGCAGAGGATCGGGGCATTCCACCCGGATTTTTCGAGGAGCACGACATCCACATTCACGTTCCCGCGGGTGCGATTCCGAAGGATGGGCCCTCCGCGGGCATTACGATCACCGCCGCGATCATTTCCGTCCTGACACACCAGCCGGTGCGGCGAAACATCGCCATGACGGGCGAGGTCACGCTTCGCGGCGAGGTGCTTCCCATCGGTGGTGTCAAAGAGAAGGTGATGGCCGCGCGGGCCGCCCGCCTCAACACCATCATCCTTCCGAAGCTGAACGAACGGGATCTCGTAGAAGTACCCGAGCCGCTGAAGAGAGACATGAAGTTTCACTTCGTCGAGAACGTCGAGCAGGTCCTCGACATCGCGCTTCTTGCGAAGGAGGCCGACCAGCAGAAGACGGTCGAGCGCGCCGCCCGGGCCAGCCGCCCGATCGAGCCTGCACTCGAGAGCAACTGA
- a CDS encoding Zn-dependent oligopeptidase, producing the protein MTIVNESIDTRPRVPIPDATALARLCESSLSDGRARVAKIESAEPSEILDLWDDLEVELEDAFGPASLFSEVHPSPEVRRVAEDALIRYASFINDIFQNQKLFELVDRSDPSTDVSRKLRRDLLEEFEDNGAHLPADRRERIREIVARSSELEQEFARNIREESPKLSFSREEVAGLPPVIIDRLEQDGDKVLVGLDYPDYHPFMMNVGNADARRRLYMAFHQRGGQRNLEILDELTSLRAELADIYSLPSFADHVIRRRMARTPEAVRRFLEEVFAQVRQREKADLDEIRLEMARQERASPAEVELHRWDLPYFTERLRKRVYDVDQEETRQYFPTLESVNWVIETARRLYGVRFERVDAPLWEADVIAYDLHDERDHGFIGTIYLDLFPREGKFKHAAAWPLRGSARRIGRTPISVLVANFERRGLTHSEVETLFHEMGHVLHGVLSETWFVHHAGTSVERDFVEAPSQMFEWWARRPAGFAVLSEVAPHAPRVSQELIERLDGARSLGRGVHYARQHLYATFDMRLSGPAPAPSGDVWSEMEGQTPLGYVDQTRFPASFGHLAGGYAAGYYGYLWSEAIAYDLLSAFGDDLMDAETGRRFRNEILARGAERPGMDSVEAFLGRPISNDPFIRHIRGEEAIHAQTR; encoded by the coding sequence ATGACCATTGTGAACGAATCCATCGACACGCGGCCGAGAGTTCCGATTCCGGACGCGACAGCACTCGCGCGGCTGTGCGAAAGCTCTCTCTCGGATGGTCGCGCCCGCGTCGCGAAGATCGAAAGTGCAGAACCATCCGAGATCCTCGATCTCTGGGATGATCTCGAGGTCGAGCTCGAGGACGCCTTCGGCCCGGCGTCGCTGTTTTCCGAGGTTCATCCGTCTCCCGAGGTCCGGAGGGTTGCCGAGGATGCGCTGATCAGATACGCATCGTTCATCAACGACATTTTTCAGAACCAGAAGCTCTTCGAGCTCGTCGACCGGTCCGATCCCTCGACCGACGTCTCCCGGAAGCTTCGACGGGATCTTCTCGAAGAGTTCGAGGACAATGGAGCTCATCTGCCGGCCGATCGTCGCGAGAGAATCCGGGAGATCGTCGCCCGCTCTTCCGAGCTCGAGCAGGAATTCGCCCGCAACATCCGGGAGGAATCACCAAAACTTTCCTTCAGTCGAGAGGAGGTCGCCGGCCTTCCACCGGTGATTATCGATCGGCTCGAGCAGGACGGTGACAAGGTGCTCGTCGGTCTCGACTATCCCGACTATCACCCCTTCATGATGAACGTCGGCAATGCCGACGCACGTCGCAGGCTCTACATGGCGTTTCACCAGCGCGGCGGTCAGCGAAATCTCGAGATCCTCGACGAGCTCACGAGCCTCAGAGCCGAGCTCGCGGACATCTACTCGCTACCTTCGTTCGCGGACCACGTCATTCGCAGACGAATGGCCCGGACGCCCGAGGCGGTCAGGCGTTTTCTGGAAGAAGTATTCGCTCAGGTACGGCAACGCGAGAAAGCCGATCTCGACGAGATCCGGCTGGAGATGGCCAGACAGGAGCGGGCGAGCCCCGCGGAGGTGGAACTTCACCGCTGGGATCTCCCCTACTTCACCGAGCGTCTTCGCAAGCGCGTCTACGATGTCGATCAGGAAGAGACCCGACAGTATTTTCCGACGCTGGAGTCGGTGAACTGGGTCATCGAGACCGCTCGAAGACTCTACGGAGTCCGCTTCGAGAGAGTCGACGCGCCGCTGTGGGAGGCGGACGTGATCGCCTACGACCTCCATGACGAGCGGGATCACGGCTTCATCGGAACGATCTACCTCGACCTTTTCCCGCGAGAGGGGAAATTCAAGCACGCTGCGGCGTGGCCACTGCGCGGCTCTGCCCGGCGGATCGGCCGGACTCCGATCAGCGTTCTCGTGGCCAATTTCGAGAGGCGCGGGCTGACTCATTCCGAAGTGGAGACCCTCTTTCACGAGATGGGTCACGTCCTTCATGGCGTTCTGTCCGAGACCTGGTTCGTTCACCACGCCGGGACGAGCGTCGAGCGCGACTTCGTCGAAGCCCCTTCGCAGATGTTCGAGTGGTGGGCGCGCCGGCCCGCGGGATTCGCCGTCCTTTCCGAGGTGGCTCCGCATGCTCCGCGGGTGAGCCAGGAGTTGATCGAGCGCCTCGACGGCGCGCGGTCGCTCGGACGAGGAGTTCACTATGCCCGACAGCACCTCTACGCAACATTCGACATGCGGCTCTCCGGTCCGGCGCCGGCCCCCTCGGGCGATGTCTGGTCCGAGATGGAGGGGCAGACTCCTCTCGGCTACGTCGATCAAACCCGGTTTCCCGCCTCCTTCGGTCATCTCGCAGGCGGCTATGCTGCCGGCTATTACGGTTACCTCTGGTCCGAAGCCATCGCCTACGATCTGCTGAGCGCCTTCGGCGACGATCTCATGGATGCAGAAACCGGTCGCAGGTTTCGCAACGAGATTCTGGCCCGGGGAGCGGAGCGCCCGGGGATGGATTCGGTCGAAGCGTTTCTGGGCCGCCCCATCAGCAACGATCCGTTCATCCGGCACATTCGCGGAGAGGAAGCGATCCATGCTCAAACGAGGTGA